The Candidatus Tanganyikabacteria bacterium nucleotide sequence CGAGAAGCGGCCCTGCAGCTCGGCCCGTGATGCCGGATCCCGCTCGATCAGGCGCACGGGAAGGGCTATCTGGTCGTCGAAGTCCATCAGGCCCTGCTTGCGCAGCCGTTGCTCGTAGAGTGCATACAGGCGCGCTTTCTTGACCTCGGCTTCGTCGGAGCTCACGCGGCTGACTTGCGTGGGATCGAGCAGGTTGCTCTTGGCGCGGGTGATGTAGCCGGCCAGGTCCCCGGCCGATATCTCTTCGGCGTCCACCTCCCGGCGGATGACGTCGAAGAGGCTGCGCTGCAGCGAGTCGACCAGCATGTGCGGCTTGCGCGGGAAGCCCAGGCGCTCGTAGCGGCCGTCCAGGAGCTTGAGGCCGAGCGAGTTGAAGGTGCAGATGGTCAGGCGGCCCACCAGGTGCCGGTCGCGCAGCAGGGCGATCAGGCGTTCTTTCATCTCGGCTGCGGCCTTGCGGGTGAACGTGACGGCCAGGATGCGCTCGGGCGGTACGCCGCCCAGGATGAGGAAGGCGATGCGCCGCGTGAGCACGGTCGTCTTGCCCGAGCCCGGGGCCGCGATGACCAGCACCGGCCCCGCGCCATGGGTCACGGCGGCCGCCTGCTCGGCGTTGAGGCCGTCGAGCAAGGGGTTGCCGAGGAGGAGCTGTGCCATGCGGGCGCGCGCTATCCATGGGTGCTACGGGGGGCGGGAACGCCCGATCGTAGCACGCTGCCGGTCGGTTAGAAAAACGCTCCGCGCCGGGAACAATGGCCTCGGGAGACGCACGCGAGCAAGATGCCAGGACTCGGCCAGGATCGGCACACCAAGCACAAGCGGGGCGAACGCCGCAGCCGCGGCCGCAAGCCCGGTACGAGCGAGGACCTGAAGTACTCGGTCGGCCGGGTCAAGCAGGCGCTGCGCAACAGCCCGACTCAGATCCTCCGCGCCGAGGACACCCGCGCCCTGGAAGCCCTCGAAAGGCAGGAGATGCTGGCCGCCGGTTACAAGCCGAACGACAAGCGCTTTCTGCGCCTGCCCATGGACGCGGCGCGCCGGGCGCTGTTCGCGATTCGAGAGATCTGGGGCGGCGCCGGCCTCGACTAGCCCGCCGGAGGGTCGGCCGCATTCTCGCCGGCGGGCCGCGCTCGTGATGTCGGCCCCCAGCCAGGCGGGCGCTCCGACCGGCCCCCGTGCCGGCCTCATGCCTGGCGGGTAAGATCCCTTCATGACCATCAAGGTCGGAGACGTCCCGCAATTCGAGCCCGGCGGGCCGCACCCCGTAGGGCCCGGTGCGCCCAAGGATCGCGCTGATCCCCTAGCGTTCCGGCAACAGTTGGCCTACCACAGCAACCTGGATCCGGCCGAACCCGCCGACATCCACATGCGGCGCGTCGACGAGGAGGCCAAGCGCCTGCTCGCCAACCCGACGATGGCCGGCATCGCCGCTTATCGCGAGGCGGTGCGGAAGTTCCTCAAGGCCGTCAGCGACAAGCTCGGGAAGCTGGACAAGCGGACCGATCGCCGCAATCGCACGCTGGTCATCATCCGCAGCCTTGACGACAAGCTCGAGGATTTGACCCGGGCGGTCCTGGAAGACCAGGAGAAGGGCCTGGACCTGCTGGCCAGGCTCAACGAGATCCGCGGGATGCTGCTGGATCTGCTCATCTAGCCCCGGCCGGCCGGCCGGTACCCTGCGCGGATTGTCCTGCCGCAAGCATCTTTGCTATACTGCGCTTTACCCTCAATTCCGGGGCGTGGCGCAGTTTGGTAGCGCGCTTGCTTGGGGTGCAAGAGGTCGTGGGTTCGAATCCCGCCGCTCCGATCTTTCCCTCCTCATGTTCTGGCCGGCTTCGGTACTCTGTCATAGAGACTGAAGCCGGCCAGCCTTTTGGGTTTGCGGGCTTCGAGTACCGCTGCGGGCGCTGCCCGGGAGTGGGCGGATCGAGGATCTCGATGTCAGTTTCCAGCAGATTGCCGCAGACCTCGGCGCGCAGGATCCGGCGCGGGCGGTCCTTCCCGTCCTCGGACGGCACCTCGCGGACGCGGAAGCCCTCGGGTACGTACGTGCGCAGGATGTCACGCTTGACGGCCATGGGGAAGCCGTCCCAGAGGTTGCGGATGTTCGTCAGGGCCTCGGCGTACGTGTCGGCGTCCTCGACCTTGCCGGGCGCCAGCTCCTCCTCGATCAGCTCGATGCGCTTGAGGAGCGGCGAGAGCCGGGCGTCGCGCTCGATCTTGGCGGCGGGGCCATCGCCGTAGGCGCCGTCCTCGAAGTTCTCCAGGATGCGGCCCCGCTTGGCCTTGAGCGCGGCCAGCTCGGTCTCCAGGTCCGAGTTGGATGCGCCGTTCACCAGCGGCATCGCCGCCCGCAGCTCCGAGATGCGCAGCTTGAGCCCGCGCATGAGCAGGTCGTACGCCGCCCGCTCGACCGGCCGGGCGGGAACTGGGCTCATGGCGCACGCGGCGCCCCGCGACTTCTTGGCCATGTTGCAGCGGTACCGGAGCTTCTTGTCGGTAGTGGGATCGGCCGAGTCGAAGGTCAGCGCGTGCCCGCAAGTGCAGATAAGCATGCCCGCCATGAGCGCGTCTGTCCGCCGGCTGGCCGGCATCCGCTTGTCCCGGCCCCGCCCGTCGAGGATCGCCATGACCTGCGCGTGGCGCTCCGGGGTGTTCAGCGGCCGGTGGTGGCCGTCGTACCAGACCTTGAGCTTCTTCTTGCCGGGCTCCTGGAGGTGCGAGGGCGTGTAGCAGCATCGACCCAGGTAGGCCTCGGAGCGCAGCATGTCGCTCAGGACGCTGGAGTCCCAGACCTGCGAGGGCGGGAGGTCCATCGTCTTGTGGCCCGCGGCCTTGTTCCTGGCCTGGATGTCGAGGCGGCGAGCCCTCTCACTCTCGGAAAGGCGGCTCCACTGCACCAGGCGGGGGGTGGGAACCCCCTTCGCGGTCAGGTCGCACGCGATGTCCGTGAGGTTCTCGCACGCGATGAAGCGGTCGATGATCCAGCTGTAGCGCTCGGCGATCGTGAGCCCGTCAGCCGAGCCGTCCGGCGTGTCGTCCGGCACCCACCCGTCGTACCGCCGGCCGTCGATCTCGTAGGCATCCTTGGCCGGCTTGTAGGCAAACGGGGGAGCCCCGGAGTGGTGCAGCCCCTTGCCGACCCGGAACTCATGGTGGTCGGCGATCTTGTCGCTCACGAAGTCCGAGTAGTACTGCGTCATGGCGGTGGTCATGTTGACCATGGCCTTCTCGCCGGCACGTTGGCGCTCGTGGCCGGGAAGCCGGCCCATCCGGAGGTTGTCGTCGATGCCCCAGATGAACAGCCCATCGGCGAGGAGGCGGTCCTCCATGTGGGTCTTCACTCGGGTCGAGCGCAGGAACCGGTCCCAAACCAGCGCCACGAACCCCTCGACGCCATGCAGCTTGGCGTCCTCCAGCATCTGCCGGAACCGGGGACGCTTCTCGATACCCGCCTTGCCCGTGACGATGTCGTAGTAGACGTCCACTTCCTCCCAGCCCTTGTTGGACAGGAACGGGCGGATCTTCGCGAGCTGCACCTCGGGGCTGTCGTCCTGCTGGTCGGTCGACGTCCGGAGGTAGAGGAAGACCCTGAGCGGGCGCGACTCGGAGGCCATGTCGGGCATTTTACAGCTCCTGGCCTGGATCGATCGCCATTCTCAGGGCCCGGGCGCAGCGCAACGCGTCGAACGGCCTGGGCGGCGCTACCTGCCGCACTCCGTCCGCCACGAAGGTGATCGACAAGATGGTAACGCCGCCCGGGCCAACCACGGCGTCGAGCAGGAGAGACTCGCCCTCGAGCTCACCGCGCCACGCCGCGCCGCCGAAGAACCGGTCGAGTGATTCCTCGACCAGCTTGGCGACGCGACGGCCTTCCACTGCCCGGCTACTCTCGCGGTCTCACGCTCAGGACGTGAACCCGGCCGCCGAGGATCTGGCACTCGACCATGCAGGCAAGGCCCTGGCCTTCGGCCAGCTTGTCGCGCCGGGCGCCCGGGCGCTCCGGGGCCCTGGGGGCTCTCGCGGCGTTCGTGTTGCCGTTCGATGTGGAACCTGGTGCCACCGGACCACACTCTATGCGCATAGAACCGTCCAGCTCGTGAGCCTTGAGCTCGGCATGGCCCTAAGGCGAGGCCTGGGCCATGGCAGCGGCGAAGAGCACGCGCGCGTCTTCGTCCTCGGGGTAGCCCTGGTCTTCGAGGAACTGGCCGTCGTCGACGGGGCTCCGCTCCACATCGGGCGAACCCGGCCCCTCCGCGTGCTGGCCATGGGCGTGGTCGGGTTCGAACACCTCCGACAGTTCGCCTTTGCCGCGTGACCCTTCGGTCCCGGGTGCCGCTATGGATGAGCTCGCATTGGGGTCGAGGTTCCGGGCCAGCGTACCGGCCGGGCTCTTGAGGTCGAGTGGCGGAACTGGCGATGACTGGTCGGCCATCGAGGCCTCTTCCGGTTCGCCACGGACTTCGGATGCGGTGACGGGGCCGGTTGCCTGGGGCTCGGGCGCGGGTGCGTCCTTGTGCTTCTTGGGCTGCCTGGCGCGCGGAGCGCCGGACTTTCCACCGGCCGGACCGTCGGGGGCTTGACCGGCCGCAGCGGCCACTCCGTGACCGTCGGGCGCATCGGCGCTGCCGGGCGTAGCGTTGACCGGCGTCACGGGCTCAGGCGTCCGCCCCTCTTCGCGATGCGCTTCTCCGGGATGGGCCCCCGCCGCGGCAGCCTTCTTCCGGCTCCGGGCTGTCCGGGGCTTGTACAAGCGGCGCAGGGCCGCGTTGAGGTTACGGTAGTTCATTTCTCCAATCGGCTTGACCACCGTCCCACCCTTGCCGTCGGGAACTTCGAGGCCACGCTCCAGGATGCGGGCCGGGTCTGGCACGTAGTCCTGCGACAGGAGGCGCGCCTTGCCCACGCCCACATGCGCGACCTGATCCAGGGTGAGTACCCGTGTGATCTGCTGGTACGCGAGGATCGTGGTGGCCTTCCGACCCTTCTTCTCGACGCTCTGAAGATAGTCGTGATGGCTCCGGTAACCGAGCGCAAGGTAGAGTTGTTCTTCCTGCATACGGTTGAAGATCTGGCCAGCGAGGTAGGCCTGATCGACCGCATTCAGCGTCAGATAACGGCCCTGGCGATCCAGTTCCTTGGCGAGGTCGATGGTCTGCTGATCCTGCGGGGTCGGGGGGTCCTTCGGGTCCTTCGACATGGAGTCCTCCTTTGGTTGCGGGGGTTGCCGGGTGAAGGGCTGCGGCTTTCTCACCCGTGGCGTATTATCAAGCGGTATGCGGACGGTATATGGCGTTAAAAGTGCGCCAGGTTCTGGCCGGCCGAGGCGGGCGGTGCCTCGCGGGGCGAGCGGCCTGGCGAGCGGTGGTGTCTTTGGGGTCTGCGGAGCTTCGAGGGGCCAGCCTTGTGGCGCGACTCAGGGCGGCCGTTTCCCTGGGTTTGCGCCGGTGCCTTTCTCACCATATGCGCTCGGTCGGCGTCGTTTAGTGTTTTCCCGCACATGGTGATGCGTGAAGAATCGGCGGGTTCCCGGGTCAGGAACGTGGGCCGCCACGGACTGGCCGCGTGGTGCGCTGCACGGTTGGGCCGGAGGGTGCGGCCGGAGGAGGTCGAGCGCATCCAGCAGCGTGTCCCGGCCTGGCTGCGGAACCTCGGTGTGGCCCTCCTGCCCGGGCAGATGCGTATCGAGGCGCCCGCCGGCCCCGCCCGCCGCTCCGCCCGCCTCCACCGTCGACCGGTGGTGATCACGTATGCCGACTGGCTGGACGACGTCGAACTGTGGGACATCCACGGCCTTAAATCCCTGAAAGGCTGGCGTCTCCTGCGATGGTGCTACGAGATCCGCCGGCAAGGGGCCTGGGCGAGTATCGAGGAACTTGCGCGGCTGGCCAACACGCACCAGGCTGCGGCGCAGCGTCGCCTGGATTTCTGGCGCTCGCAGGGGGTCTGGGTGCCACACATCGGCGGCGATGGACCTGGCCGTGACCGCATCCCTCTCGACGCCTGGCTTCTGGCCCGCTGGGATGACGGCTACGCTGATGGTGTCCCGAGCGCCGCCTGGGTGCGCGCCGAGATGGCCGGGGGTGGACTTCTGGCCCTCCTGAGCTCAGGGCACGGCGGGCGAGATGCTTGCGGAGCCCTGGGCCGTTCGATCGAGGAGTATGGAGCACTCAAGGAGGCGGCCGGGCACTTGCCCCTGTCCAGAAGACGGGGACCGCCGTTGGCCGCCATCAACGAGCCAGGGCTCGCTGGGGTAGAAGCGGAGTTGGTGCTCCACTTCCACTCGGGGAGAGGCACGAAGGGGTTCCTAGAGGCGCTCGATGACCTGGCCGGCCGGCTGACGAGGCTGGACACGGGCATCTATTGCATGCCGGTCCTTCTTGACCATCAACCCGGGGATGCCTCATCGCCGCGCGAGTTCACGGTCGATCTATGGGGCGGCGACGCCGTCACCGTGCCGCCCGTAAGAGACCTCAAGCTGCTGCGGATCAAGGCGATCCGCGACCGTCTCGGTGAAATCGGCGCGAGTCTGACGACCTTCGATGTGGGGTTCATGCTCGGGATGCACCCCGAGGCAACTCGAAACGTCTTGC carries:
- a CDS encoding DUF327 family protein is translated as MTIKVGDVPQFEPGGPHPVGPGAPKDRADPLAFRQQLAYHSNLDPAEPADIHMRRVDEEAKRLLANPTMAGIAAYREAVRKFLKAVSDKLGKLDKRTDRRNRTLVIIRSLDDKLEDLTRAVLEDQEKGLDLLARLNEIRGMLLDLLI